In Gimesia panareensis, the genomic window AAAAAATGGTGAACGGCAACCGGTCATTCGCAAAATCATCAGAAATTCTGCATACATGACAAAAAGGGAGTAGTGATCCGGCGTTGGAGTCCGTTAAAAAACTCTGTCGGTTTCTGATTGCTATTCAGATGCCGTCAAATGTACATCCCTGGTCAGGTCTGATAAGGGGGTACTCGCGGGCTCAAGAATTTGACACGTCCTGTCTCAAGTCACTTGCAAAGAAGGTTTCTCGGAATGAATTACGCCCGACTCAGATTGCGCTGTTTCAAATCGCTGTTTTTCCTGTCCCTGTTTCTGCTGGCTGGTCTGATTTTGCAGTTCTCTGGCACCAGCTTATCTCCCCGCATGTCTGCTGCTGAACCTGAAGACACGCAGGCTGCTTATGTTTCTGCATCAGCAGTCAAACGGGCTGACCAGACGGAACATATCATGGGAGTCACTGCCGCTGATTGTAAAAAATGCCACCCGTCAGAAGTGGCGACCTGGATGAAAACGGTTCACTTTCAGTCTCCTGAACTGCGGCTCTATAAGTTTGATGGGAACACAAAAAAATATGCGACAGCCATGGGACTGACCAGTGCCGAAATGCTGGGTGATTCGCTGTGTGCGGACTGTCATGGAACCAAAGCTGTGCGCGATGGTCAGGTGAAAGTGATCTCGGGGGTTTCCTGTGAAAAGTGTCACGGTGCCGCCGGTGGAGAAGAGGGCTGGTTGAACCGGCATCAGTCCTATCATGCAAGTATGCCGATCCCTCGTGCCCAGGAAACTGCCGCACATCGGGCTGCCCGACTGGAGTTCTGTGACCAGGCCGGTATGCGAAGATCCAGTAATATCTACGGTCTTTCCAAGGCCTGTTTCAAATGCCATCTGGTAGGAAATGAAAAACTGATCGCCGCCGGTCACAAGGCTGCCAGTGCATTCGATTTTGTGTCATGGACCAGTGGTGAACTCAAGCATAACTTCCTGGTTGATAAAACGACGAATGCGGACGCTCCTTCGTTATGGATGGAACGCACGGGAGGCAAACCGGAAGATCGTCGACGGATGAAATACGTCATCGGTACACTGGTCCAACTGGAAACAGCGCTGCGGCTGCGAGCCCAGACGACAAATCCGGCAGTGATCCCCCAGATCAGTGGTGTCATTGCGGCTGCCAACGGTCAGCTGACTCAGATGAATGCATTAGCGCCGACTTCAGAACTGCAGGCCGTGACAGCCTTGATTACACCGATGTTTGGAACCCTGTTTGCCCCACTGCCGACCGATAAGGAGACTTACAGTCAGGCAGCAGACAAAGTTGGTGAACTGGCCCGGCAGTTTGCAGAACAACATGATGGTTCGAAATTTGCCAGCCTGGATGCGATGATCAATCGCCTGCCGCCCCACTATTCACAGCAATACCAGGAGAAGTATTTAAAGAAGTAATCCGTTTCAGCGATCGTCAGTCTGTTAATCACTTTGAGTGGATAAACCATGTCTGAACCATCTGTTTCAAGACCACGTCGCTGGGATAAACCGTTCTCACTGGAAGCGGGCAGTGAGCAGGAAATGACGGATGCCGGCGTCGAAGAACTATTGCAACAACCGCCATTTTCCGAAATTGATGCCTCCGGATTTAAACGGTCACTGCCTCTGCATGACATCCTCAAAAACGATGCACGCATTGTGGGCTTTGATGAGGGCGACATTATCGTGCGGCGCGGTGACTGGGGGAACTCCGCTTTCTTCGTGCTTTCAGGAACTGTCCGAGTCGAACTCGAACGGGGAGAGTCTTCTTTACCAGACGAAATCCTGGGACGGCGTCGGAGCAGGGTGAAATCGCTCTGGGAATCCATCGCGCAGCTCTGGCGAAATCATCGGGAACCGGAAGTACGCGCAGTTGCAGAAGTCAGTGGTTCCAGTCCCCCTTTGCAGACACGCATGACGCGGGGGCGAACCCGTATCTATCTCCAGGAAGTCTCGGCAGTCCTCGATAAATATCGTACTGCCAGGCTGGAGGCCGGACACTGGTTTGGAGAATTGGCTGCACTGGGACGAACCAGTCGGGTCGCGACGGTGTTTTCGGAAGGGGTTTCGCAGCTGCTGGAAATTCGCTGGCAGGGGATTCGCGATATTCTGCGACATGACGCCAGTGGAGGGCTCAAACGCTATATTGAAGATGCATTTCGGGAACGGGCATTGGCTGCCTTTCTGAGAACAGATCCTCTCTTTCAAGGCTGTTCAACGGAGCTGATGCAGCGCATTGTGGATCAGGTTGAGTTTCAGACCTTTGGTAATTATGACTCTTCCAAACCGTTTAAAGAGCTCAATTCAAATCCAGAGCAGAATTTGGAATCAGGCGAACCCGTCATCATTCATGAAGGGGAAGTGCCGCGTGGCATTATCATGATTCGCAGCGGCCTGGCCCGGATTACGCAACAGTATTATCAGGGCCGACGCACGATTGGCTATCTTTCACCCGGGCAGATCTTCGGACTGGATGAAATACGAACGAGTATCAATTCTTCTTCTCCCCTGCCCTGTCAGACGCAATTAAGTGCGATTGGGCATTTGAATGCCGTTCTGGTACCGGCTGAGCTGGTCGCGGAAATTTTGCAGCAGCAGATGACAACACAAAACGGGAGTGAACAGTCAAAGGAGTCACCAGCCCGTCAGACCGTCAAAATCCAGGATGAGGCTTTGCTCAGCCAGCTGATTGACCGGAACTACGTGGAGGGAACGTCGTTGATGGTGATCGACCTGGATCGGTGTACCCGCTGCGATGATTGTGTCCGGGCATGTGCAACCGCACATGACAATAACCCGCGATTCATCCGCCATGGTCCCGTATTAAATCAGTTTATGGTGCCCAGTGCCTGCCTGCATTGCGTGGACCCGGTCTGCATGATTGAGTGTCCGACAGGGGCCATTTTTCGTGATCTGGGGCAGGGGGATATTGTCATCAATGATCAGACCTGTATCGGCTGTGCCCAATGTGCCAGCAACTGTCCTTTTGATGCAATTCGCATGGTTGATATCCGCGATGCCAGCGGCGATTTGATTGTCGATTCCAAAACGCGTGCCCCGTTGACGCAGGCCACAAAATGTGATCTGTGCATTGATCAGCGCGGAGGCCCCGCCTGTGAAAGTGCCTGTCCGCATGATGCCTTGTTTCGCGTCGATATGCAGGATGCGGCCCGGGTTGAGGAGGTCTTTGCACGATGAAGCAATTGCTCATTCAGTACCGATATCGACTGTCTACCTTTCTGGTGCTCGTTGTTCTCATTCTATCAGGCACCTGGCTGTATTCACTGACCCTGGCAAAAACGGCATTTGCGAGCGGTACGCTGCTATTGACTTGTATTCTGATTTTAGCGGCTTATCAATGGCGTAAAAAACTTTCATTTCTGGCGCTGGGAAATGCAACGGCCTGGTTGCAGTTTCATATCTTTGTGGGCTGGTTGTCCTGCGTGTTGTTTCTCCTGCATATCGGATTTCATGTTCCGGACGGGCTATTGGAATTTGCATTGTTTCTCACCTATTCCTTTGTGTTTCTGAGTGGGGTTCTGGGCTGGTTATTATCACGGATCATTCCCTATCGACTGTTATCGCGCGGAGAGCAGGTCATTTATGAACGGATTCCTGTTCATCGTCGCAAAATTCAGGAGACGGTCGAGAAGCTGGTTTCTGACAGTTTAAAGTCAGAAGAGGGGACCGCAGTTGCTGATTTTTATCACAAACACCTGGAAGACTATTTTGCAGGATCCCGGAATCAGGTCCGCCATATCCTGCATTCCAGGCGGCATCGACACCAGCTTGCTCAGCGGGTGGTTGATCTGCAGACATTTCTCAATGAACGGGAACAGGAGACGATGCGACAGATTGCCGATCAGATCCAGCTGAAAGACGATCTGGACTATCAGCAGTCGTTGCAGTCAGTTTTAAAATTCTGGCTGTTCGTGCATGTTCCTTTAACCTACACCCTGATTTTGTTTGCCCTGTTCCATACGATTACCGTCTGTGCCTTTGCGAGTACGAGCGGATGACTGAGCCTTTACAATCTTTTAACTGGAAAGACAGCAATTACGAACGCCCGGGGAACGACTGGGTTTGTGGTCGCATGTGCGAACTGGGACAGTGTTGTCGACTGGGGCCGGACAGTCAGGGAGGCTGCCAGGTTCAAAGCCGCTGCCAGCCGGAGAAAAAGGGGGAAAAATATGTCTGTACCCGGTCTGCAGTGCATGGCGGGAAGTGTAAAGAGGGGCCGACCGAAGAGGGAATGTGCTGCCAGGCGGACACCAGCTGTCAGCCTCATCGCAGTCTGGCTGCAAAGCGTCGTCTGCTGAGCTGCATTGCTACGGCGGCAGGAGTATTATTCTGCCTGTTTCTCTTTGGTGGTTCCTCACCGACACCCCGACTGGCGCCAGGTGATGTCACAGCGGCACATGCGGCGATCGAGAGTGATTGTCAGGCCTGTCATGCATCCGCTGAAGGAGGCCTGGGACACTGGATGCATACAGCCTTTGATTCCGAAGGGGCGCTGAAAGATTCTGCCAGATGCCTGCGCTGCCATAAGGAGCTCGGGGAAAATGCCCTGTTTGCTCACAGCCTTTCGGCTGATCGACTGTCTGAAAAGACACGTCAGATTCAAGAGACGGTTCCTCCCACAGCGACTCCATTCGCGCTGGAACTGGCGGCTTTCACGGATCCTCAGTCAGCGAAAGACCAGCTGACCTGTGCCACCTGTCACCAGGAACACCACGGTCGAAAAGCGATCCTGACTCAACTGACAGATATGCAGTGCCAGAACTGTCATGTCCGCCAGTTTAACAGTTTTGAACATGGCCATCCGGGTCTGGGCGACTATCCTTATGAACGCCGCTCGCGCATCTATTTCGATCACAATACCCATCTCAATCGGTATTTCGTGGAGGATGAATTTAAACGGACGATGCCAGGGGGGATCAAGCCAAAGTCTTGCCAGACCTGTCACACTGCCGATGCTTCGGGCCGTTTTATGTTGACTGGGACTTTTGAACAAACCTGCTCCAGTTGTCATGAATCACAGATTCAGGATAGCGAATTTCCGGGAGTCCCATTTTTTGCTCTTCCCGTGATACCACCTGCTGGTAAGTCGGACTCGGTGCAGTGGCCACGCACAACTGGTGTTTTCGAGACGGCACGTCTGCCACGCATGATGGAACTGCTGTTAAGCGAAGATCCGGACTATCAGCAGGCTGTCCAGGAACTGGGTGAGATCGATTATCGGCGGCTGGACCAGTTGAACGAGAGTGAGCAGCAGGCTCTGGCCCAGGTTGGCAGGGCAATCAGGAAACTACTCTACGAGGTATCGATCCAGGGAGAGAGTGCTCTGGAACAACGGCTGGGGAAAGCCGGTTCTGCTTACCTGCAAATGAAACCATCGATTGTACCGACATTAAAACAGGCGCAGCTGCTCTGGTTCCCTGATCTGATATCAGAAATGGAGCAGAGTAAAACAGCACAGAAACAGGCGACTCCTGCCCCAACTGAGTCGCAGCAGAAAAAACAGCACTTTTTGCCAGACAGCAGCGGTGGTTGGAGTATTTCGAATTCCGATTTTGCGATTCGCTATCGCCCACTGGGACACGCTGATCCTCTGATCAAAGCATGGCTCGATCAGGCTGTTCAGAAAGATCCGCGGGTATTAGCTCAGGATCAGTTGTGGCAGATCTTTTCCAGTCCGACTGCCTCGGGAACAGAAGCAACTCCCGGTGCACTGGCATCCGGGCGTTGTCTGATGTGTCATACCGTGGATCGTAACTCGCAAAACGGTACCGCGCGTATCAACTGGCAGCCTTTGAAATTAACTTCGGCAGGTGAGCACTTTACCCGCTTCTCGCATCGACCTCATCTGGCTTTTGGCGGGCGACAGAATTGTGAAACCTGTCATACTCTGGATCCGTCAGGAACAGATCTGACAACGGTTCTGCAAAAACATTTCTTTGAGAGGGATGCGAACAATATTTTCTGGAAGATCAATGATGATCCAGACCAGGTCTGCACCAGTGGATTTCAACCTGTGAATCGCCAGTCCTGTGTCACCTGTCATAATCGGACGACGAAAACACAGAGTTGTCTGCAGTGTCATCAATACCATGCCCATGCCCGGGTGGTTGAAAAGTGAAATGCGATTCGAACCAATCGACCGGCAGTGTGAGGAAATCGATGATTCACTCTTTTGAATAAGCGGCGTTGTTTGAACCCGTTTGGGAAAGTATCAACCGCAATGCCATGGGAGAGAGAATCGTTGCCAGAATTGCCATGAGCACCACTGAGGAAAACAGATTCGAAACCACAGGAGGGGCAGGCTCAGGATAATTAAAGAGCCCTGCATTCCAGGCGATATCAGCGACAATTAGTTCCACAGCGCCCCGGGCATTCATGCCGATACCGACCGCCAGTGCTTCTGTACGGGGTAAACCACAAAGTTTGGCAGCAAGGCCTGCTCCCAGCATTTTTCCAATAAAAGCAGTGAGAATCAGCAGGAATAGAAAGACGGGGGTTGCCGTAATCGCGTCCAGATTGATGCTCAATCCGATCGAGGCAAAAAAGAGCGGTGCGAAGAAACCCAGTGTGATTGCTTCGACCTGCACGTGAACATCGCGGTGCAGCGTTTCCTCGATTGATTGTCGGGTGAAAAACAGGCCCGCTGTAAACGCGCCGAGGATAAAATGCATTTCGAGCATTTCCGCCAGAACCGAAAAGGCCAGGGCACTGGTCATCAGCATGGTGAATTCGACATGCTTCGTCTGAAGATGTTTATGTGCGATCCGATTGAGCCAGGGAAACAGCCAACGACCAGCCACCAGGGTGATAATAAAAAAGAGAATGATTTTACCGGTCAATATTCCGAATGAACCAGGTGTGAGTCCTCCTGTCTGGTTGAGCAACGAAGTTAACACTGCCAGTAAAAACAGGCTGAAGATATCGTCGAAGACTGCGGCAGAGATAATCATCCTTCCCAGTCTGGAATGCTGTTGTCCCAGTTCCATGAGGGTGGCGATCGTGATTGGAACTGCTGTGATTGACAGGGCGACCCCCAGGAAAAACATCTGGGCTGTTTTCCAGTCGGAGTCGGGAAGAGAAAAGTATCCCAGTCCCATTCCCAGGGTCATGGGAAACAGCATGCCTCCCAGAGCTACGATCAAAGCGGAGCCAGAGGTTTGCGCCAGATCCCGAGGGCGCATCTCAATGCCTGCGAGAAGCATCAGGAAAAAAATGCCCAGATCAGTGACGGCCTCAAAGATTTGATTTTCCGACAGATCAGACAGGATGGGAAACCAGCGTTCGTTATTCTTGACGATGACTCCCAGGATGACCCCAGAGAGTAACTCCCCGGCCAGGACCGGTTGGGACAGCCGAGCAAAAATTTCTCCAAACAGGCGGGTGACGATCAGTAAAACCAGTAGAATATAGAGAAGTTCCATCAGTGTTCCTGAGGAAATAGGAATCAGGGTTGTTGTTTCTCAGGCTGGGCTCCGGGAGTGTTGTGTTGCTGTGGTTGACGAGATTCAGGCATGTTTTCTCGGTCTGTTTTCATCTGGAGTCCCCCACTGAGCGCAACATCCTGGTCCCCCACATCCAGAAATCTGGCAACGATCACAGTCATGTTGTCCGTTCCATTGCAGGCCTGAGCTTCATTAATCAGTTGAATACAAGTTTCATCAGCCATCAGGTTACGGCTGAGAATTTCGGAGATCGAGGTGTCAGAAAACTGTCTGGTTAAACCATCCGTGCACAGCATCAAGGTATCACCGACCTTGATTTCCGTTTGAATGATCTGTGGACTCAGTTTTCCGTGGGGATCTCCTCCAATGACATTGAAAGGCATTTCCTGCCAGACTTCCGGTAGATCACCTGCATTCAGCGCACCGCTTTTTACCAGACGTTCTGTCAGATTATGGTCTTGTGTTAGTTGTGACAGCCTGGAGTCCCTGTAGAGATAGCAGCGACTGTGTCCAACGTGCACGATGGTGAGCACAGGCCAGATCAAATATCCGAGAGTGAGTGTCGCTTCCATCCCGGTACGCTCTGGATGTTCCTCGATATCAAATTCCATTCTTTCCTGACATTGTTCGACAACATTCAGAAATTCCTGTTGCAACTCAGTGCAGGCGTCTGAATCACACTCCAGAAACCAGGGCATCTCGTTTAAGAGATAGCGGGTGAGGTGCTCCGTCACCAGTCGGCTGGCCAGATCGCCTGTTCCGGAATCGCCAATCCCATCCGAGACCAGTAGTAACTTGGCCTGTGAATTTCCATAAAGTCGGGAATAACTGTCCAGACTCAGACTACTGGAGTGTAAGCGCATTGACTTTTCCAGATCCGCTATGAGGAACTGGTCCTGATTGACGGTCTGATGTGAACCGATTTTTGTTAAACCAAAGCAGTCCATCTTGCCACTCATTGCCTTCCCCCTCTTCCCGGATTGGTATCAGAGTATCTTTGGAGACTGGAATATGATGCAGAGAGCCTGTGACCGATCTGTATCAACCAGGCGAAATCGTTGTACTACATTTAGAAATAAGCACATCGCATTCCAAAGCGGGGCTGCTTTGGTGCATGGGAACATCAGGTAGCTGCGAATAGCGCTAAGTTCCAGTCATGATTGAAGCTAACTCACCTGGTCTTTTCGGATGCTCAGTCGATTTCTGGCAAAATGAATGAATTAGTTGAGGAGTGGGCCACTTTATTTCAGACACAGGGCACGCAGAAGCAATTATTGATCGATCTGAAGCCAGTCTGGCATATTGGCGACCGATCGACTTGTTATTTCCTGAAGTGAATGTATCCGTCCATCTGCAGTGTGAATTGCTGTTTCATTCCTGATGAAGATTGGAAATACAACACTTATCGAGAAATCGTATTGGCATACAGGGAGCGTAAGGCTGCATAAATCAATCACTGGCACATCAGTTGCGATGATGTCTTTTTGAAGACGGTTTAATCAACGCCGTTCAGTGGAAGAAGCCTTCGATTTAAAGGAGCGAGAAATGGTTACTCGAGAAGAAATACGCGGACACTGGAATGAGTTAAGAGGTCGGATAGAGGAGCACTGGAGTCAACTCAGCCCTCATGATCTCGATGAACTGGAAGGGCAGACAGATCAGGTGGTCGGGAAAATTCAACAAAGGACAGGGCAGGCTTCCAGCGAGATTCAGCAGGAGATTGATACCATTGTCGATGATATGTCCGAATCGGCTGCCTGCGCTACCGAAAAACTGGGAGAAGGTTTCGAAAAGGCAGTTCATAAAACCAAAGAACAGTTTCAGCAGGCCTCGGATGCGGCTCATGAGCAGTATGAGCACATAAATGAATCTATGCAAAGGGGATATCAACAGGCAGAGCAGACCTTGAGAAAAAATCCGGTGGAGTCGGTAGCTGTCGCGTTCGGAACGGGGCTGATCGCCGGTGTCATCGTGAGTCTGGTCTGGCGTCGCTGAGTACCACTCAAGTACAGATAACTTATCTGTGGAGTCGTTTAAAGGAGGGAAACATGATTCATCAGTACGATGATATCGAAAGACGGTCACAGCAGAGGGCCCGGTCTCTAACTGACGATGTCGAACAGGAGACAGCCCCCGGCATGTGCCAATATATGGAAGAACAACCTGTCAAGTCGGTTCTCATTGGGCTGGGGGTTGGTATCGGGGCAGGGCTGTTACTGGGAACCATTTTCAAAGGGTCGTCCAGGTATCTCAGTCACGAGTCCGGTATAGCCGACCGAGTCGGGAACCAGGTCAGGGAGTCCCTGTCTGAGATTGTTCCGGATTCACTCAGGAAGCACTTCAAGACATGAACCATACTACAAATCGTCAGAACCAGGAGAAGGCACAGGTTGACCTGGTAGTTGCTTAATCGACGGGGGAAATGATGAAAAATAAGTCTCCTGATAACCGGGCAGATCAGATCTGTCATTCGATGGAGAGGCTGCGGAAAGAACTGGATGAAGATGTGCATCACGTCAAACGCAGTGCATCATCCCTTATGGACTGGCAGTTGTAAACAGCGGCCAGAAAACGTAGCGCCTGTCGGGTAGTGGCAAATCGGTATAAAAACGTAGCGCCCAGATGACCACCTGTTGGTTTTGGGTCAGACTCTCAGTATATGAGTCAGTTCTGATCCGGAAACAGCGGGGGCAAGGGTGATTACAGATATGGAGTTATGGGGTGAGATCCGTCGGCGTGTTCTGACCGGAGAAATCAGTCAACGTGCTGCTCGTGACGAGTACGGTATTCACTGGGACACGCTGCAAAAAATACTGACCTACTCGGAGCCGCCGGGATACCGGCTGACTAAGCCCCGGCCTTCCAAGCTGGAGCCGTTTCTGCCGATCATTCATGAGATTCTGCAGAACGACCGCAGCGTGCATCGCAAACAGCGCCATACGGGGAAGCGCATCTTCGAACGTCTGCGGGACGAACACGGGTATTCCGGTGGAATCACGATCGTCCGGGAAGCCATCCGTGACTGGAAAGCCCAGTCCCGCGAGGTTTTCCTGCCGCTCCGCCATCCCCCGGGCGAAGCCCAGGTGGACTTCGGCTTTGCCGATGTCTGGCTGGACGGAACACTGACCAAAGTCGCCCTGTTTGTGATGACGTTACCTTATTCGGACGCGATTTTTATCCAGGCCTTTCCCCGGGAATGTACGGAAGCCTTTCTGGAAGGACACAAGCGGGCCTTTGAATTTCTGGGCGGTGTACCGCAGCGGATCAGCTATGACAACTCGAAAATCGCAGTAGCCAGTCTGGTAGGGAACCGTGAGCGAAAAGTAACGACCGAGTTCCTGCGTCTGAAAAGCCACTTTCTGTTTGACGATCATTTCTGTCTGGTACGACGACCGAATGAGAAAGGCCATGTCGAGCGGTTGCTGGACTATGCCCGCAGCAACTTCCTGGTCCCCGTTCCCCGGGTTGCTTCCCTGGAGACTCTGAACGAGCAGTTAGTGCAATGCTGCCGGAACGATCTGCAGCGTCAGTTGCGGGGACAGGCTTCCCCCAAACAGAGCCTGCTGGCGGAAGAACAACGGGAATTCCTGCGGCCCCTGCCACAGCAGACGTTCGAAGCCTGCCGACTGGGACAGGCACACGCCGACTCCCTGTCGCTGGTCCGCTTTGATACCAACAGTTACTCGGTTCCCACAAAATACGCGCATCGTCAGATCACTATCGTGGCCACCATCACCGAAGTGCGGCTGTTGTTTGAAGAGACGTTAATCGCCCGGCACCAGCGGGACTGGGGACGGGAACAGACCCGTTTTAACCCGATTCATTACCTGAGTTTACTGGAACGGAAGCCGGGAGGCTTTGATCATGCCCGCCCCCTGGAAGACTGGGATCTGCCGGTCTGTCTGGGCATTCTCCGCCGTCGGCTGGAAGCCGAACTGCAGTCAGACGGCACGCGGGAGTTCATCAAGGTGCTGCGCCTGCTGGAACACCATCCGTTATCCGCACTGAAGCGTGCGGTGGAATACGCGCTGGACATTGATGCGACCCGCGCTTCTGCCATTCGCCTGATTCTGGAATACCAGCAGGAGTCACCGCTGACTCTGTTCAGCCTGGAAGGCCGTCCCCACCTGAAGCTGGTACAGGTGGCACAGACGGATGTTTCTGCTTACCAGTCCCTGTTAATCGGAGGTTAAACGTGACCAGAAAACAAACCAAAAGCCTGGTGCTGCTGCAGCACCATCTCAAGAACCTGAGGCTGCCCACCATCCTCAGAGAATGCGAAAAGATCGCCGCCCGTTGTGCCACTGACAATGTCGACCATCTGGGATTCCTGTTACAGTTATGTGAACTGGAACTGATTGAACGGGAACGCCGGGCCGCGGAACGACGTCTGAAGGCCGCGAAGTTCCCGACGTATAAGACCCTGGAAACGTTCGATTTTCAGGTCCAGCCCGGCCTCAACAAACTGCTGGTCAGCGAACTGATGCGGGGTGAGTTTATCGAGCAGCGGGAGAATATCCTGCTGGTGGGCAATTCCGGCACCGGCAAGACGCACCTGGCAGTCGCCCTGGGGATTGCCGCCTGCGGCCAGGGAAAGCGGGTCCGCTTTTACCAGGTCACAGAACTGATTACCCAGTTAATGGAAGCCCGCGAACAGCGGGAGTTAACCCGCCTGAAAAAGCAGCTCGCGAAACTCGATCTGCTGATTCTGGATGAACTGGGATATGTCCCCGCAAGTAAACTCGGCTCCGAGTTGCTGTTCGACGTGATCAGCACGGCTTACGAACGTTTCAGCCTGATCGTAACGACCAATCTCCCCTTTGAAAACTGGACCGAGGTCCTGGGCAGCGAACGGCTGACGGGGGCCACACTCGACCGGCTCACCCATCGTTGCCATATCCTGGAAACCACTGGTGAAAGTTACCGGTTACAGGACGCCAAACGGCGGCACACAAAAAGCTCAAGCAAGCAACCGCGACTGACGAAATAACAAAAGACCACGCATTCGTCCCCAAACAGCCACATCAGGACGAATCCTGCACAGACAGCGCTACGGTTTTCAACCGGCACGCGCTACGTTTTCTGACCGTTGTTTACAGAGGGCATCCCACCAGGCAAAGCGAGTCGATACTGTGCTTCGAAATCACAGAGCACTTCTCTGCCAGCAGAAAGTTCTTCCTCGGAGAATGGTTCAATTTCCGGAACCAGGACATGCCCATCTTCAAACAGGGAGGAGAGAAATGTAGAAAAGTAGGACATGTGAGAAGATCCGGTTATCGGTTGTTGACTCTAATGAGCAACAAACTTTGTGCTGATTCGTTTATGCTAAAATAGACAATACTGAGATAGATGTATAGTGTGAACTCCTGGGTTTCCCCCGGCAGACTTTCTGAGGGTGGGAGTATGACGCCATTTTAAGTATCTCCCTGTATGAGGAGAGATGTCGCAAGGT contains:
- a CDS encoding multiheme c-type cytochrome translates to MNYARLRLRCFKSLFFLSLFLLAGLILQFSGTSLSPRMSAAEPEDTQAAYVSASAVKRADQTEHIMGVTAADCKKCHPSEVATWMKTVHFQSPELRLYKFDGNTKKYATAMGLTSAEMLGDSLCADCHGTKAVRDGQVKVISGVSCEKCHGAAGGEEGWLNRHQSYHASMPIPRAQETAAHRAARLEFCDQAGMRRSSNIYGLSKACFKCHLVGNEKLIAAGHKAASAFDFVSWTSGELKHNFLVDKTTNADAPSLWMERTGGKPEDRRRMKYVIGTLVQLETALRLRAQTTNPAVIPQISGVIAAANGQLTQMNALAPTSELQAVTALITPMFGTLFAPLPTDKETYSQAADKVGELARQFAEQHDGSKFASLDAMINRLPPHYSQQYQEKYLKK
- a CDS encoding cyclic nucleotide-binding domain-containing protein, whose translation is MSEPSVSRPRRWDKPFSLEAGSEQEMTDAGVEELLQQPPFSEIDASGFKRSLPLHDILKNDARIVGFDEGDIIVRRGDWGNSAFFVLSGTVRVELERGESSLPDEILGRRRSRVKSLWESIAQLWRNHREPEVRAVAEVSGSSPPLQTRMTRGRTRIYLQEVSAVLDKYRTARLEAGHWFGELAALGRTSRVATVFSEGVSQLLEIRWQGIRDILRHDASGGLKRYIEDAFRERALAAFLRTDPLFQGCSTELMQRIVDQVEFQTFGNYDSSKPFKELNSNPEQNLESGEPVIIHEGEVPRGIIMIRSGLARITQQYYQGRRTIGYLSPGQIFGLDEIRTSINSSSPLPCQTQLSAIGHLNAVLVPAELVAEILQQQMTTQNGSEQSKESPARQTVKIQDEALLSQLIDRNYVEGTSLMVIDLDRCTRCDDCVRACATAHDNNPRFIRHGPVLNQFMVPSACLHCVDPVCMIECPTGAIFRDLGQGDIVINDQTCIGCAQCASNCPFDAIRMVDIRDASGDLIVDSKTRAPLTQATKCDLCIDQRGGPACESACPHDALFRVDMQDAARVEEVFAR
- a CDS encoding cytochrome c3 family protein, with the protein product MTEPLQSFNWKDSNYERPGNDWVCGRMCELGQCCRLGPDSQGGCQVQSRCQPEKKGEKYVCTRSAVHGGKCKEGPTEEGMCCQADTSCQPHRSLAAKRRLLSCIATAAGVLFCLFLFGGSSPTPRLAPGDVTAAHAAIESDCQACHASAEGGLGHWMHTAFDSEGALKDSARCLRCHKELGENALFAHSLSADRLSEKTRQIQETVPPTATPFALELAAFTDPQSAKDQLTCATCHQEHHGRKAILTQLTDMQCQNCHVRQFNSFEHGHPGLGDYPYERRSRIYFDHNTHLNRYFVEDEFKRTMPGGIKPKSCQTCHTADASGRFMLTGTFEQTCSSCHESQIQDSEFPGVPFFALPVIPPAGKSDSVQWPRTTGVFETARLPRMMELLLSEDPDYQQAVQELGEIDYRRLDQLNESEQQALAQVGRAIRKLLYEVSIQGESALEQRLGKAGSAYLQMKPSIVPTLKQAQLLWFPDLISEMEQSKTAQKQATPAPTESQQKKQHFLPDSSGGWSISNSDFAIRYRPLGHADPLIKAWLDQAVQKDPRVLAQDQLWQIFSSPTASGTEATPGALASGRCLMCHTVDRNSQNGTARINWQPLKLTSAGEHFTRFSHRPHLAFGGRQNCETCHTLDPSGTDLTTVLQKHFFERDANNIFWKINDDPDQVCTSGFQPVNRQSCVTCHNRTTKTQSCLQCHQYHAHARVVEK
- a CDS encoding cation:proton antiporter; this encodes MELLYILLVLLIVTRLFGEIFARLSQPVLAGELLSGVILGVIVKNNERWFPILSDLSENQIFEAVTDLGIFFLMLLAGIEMRPRDLAQTSGSALIVALGGMLFPMTLGMGLGYFSLPDSDWKTAQMFFLGVALSITAVPITIATLMELGQQHSRLGRMIISAAVFDDIFSLFLLAVLTSLLNQTGGLTPGSFGILTGKIILFFIITLVAGRWLFPWLNRIAHKHLQTKHVEFTMLMTSALAFSVLAEMLEMHFILGAFTAGLFFTRQSIEETLHRDVHVQVEAITLGFFAPLFFASIGLSINLDAITATPVFLFLLILTAFIGKMLGAGLAAKLCGLPRTEALAVGIGMNARGAVELIVADIAWNAGLFNYPEPAPPVVSNLFSSVVLMAILATILSPMALRLILSQTGSNNAAYSKE
- a CDS encoding PP2C family protein-serine/threonine phosphatase; the encoded protein is MRLHSSSLSLDSYSRLYGNSQAKLLLVSDGIGDSGTGDLASRLVTEHLTRYLLNEMPWFLECDSDACTELQQEFLNVVEQCQERMEFDIEEHPERTGMEATLTLGYLIWPVLTIVHVGHSRCYLYRDSRLSQLTQDHNLTERLVKSGALNAGDLPEVWQEMPFNVIGGDPHGKLSPQIIQTEIKVGDTLMLCTDGLTRQFSDTSISEILSRNLMADETCIQLINEAQACNGTDNMTVIVARFLDVGDQDVALSGGLQMKTDRENMPESRQPQQHNTPGAQPEKQQP
- a CDS encoding CsbD family protein, which gives rise to MVTREEIRGHWNELRGRIEEHWSQLSPHDLDELEGQTDQVVGKIQQRTGQASSEIQQEIDTIVDDMSESAACATEKLGEGFEKAVHKTKEQFQQASDAAHEQYEHINESMQRGYQQAEQTLRKNPVESVAVAFGTGLIAGVIVSLVWRR